In Candidatus Zixiibacteriota bacterium, the following proteins share a genomic window:
- a CDS encoding sigma-54 dependent transcriptional regulator, which yields MKNILLVDDDKDLSQSLANLFDPEKFNFSFLEDGTEVCRFVDEHEDIDLVMLDVNLPSLSGLEVLKQIKESKENLPIIVISGFVSTDDAMEAMREGAFEYLTKPFQIEKLIDTVNKACGFSTAQKNPFATGPAREEPIVPGVDEIVGQSPEIVEIAKLIGQVAKSDAAVLIIGESGTGKELVAHAVHRNSKRHSNAFLSVNCAALPETLLESELFGHEKGAFTGAYFKRIGKFEQTDGGTLFLDEIADMTMLTQSKLLRVLQDKNFQRVGGTESLNADVRIVAATNKSLVQCMKEGSFRVDLFYRLKVVSIYIPPLRERRVDIPLLVSFFCKKFAGQLNQPVRRVSKKALQMLTKYQWPGNVRELENNIQNALVMSKSEVLQAEDFPVFSEDSSKLQVDLSSLKDDYTETFTKLIDPIMPKLIVNSPGQIFHFLEAAFERAVIASCLKHFDGNQVKTSETLGISRNTLRDRISRYDIY from the coding sequence ATGAAAAATATACTACTGGTTGATGACGACAAGGATCTATCCCAGTCGTTGGCCAACCTCTTTGATCCAGAGAAATTCAATTTCAGCTTCCTCGAAGACGGGACCGAGGTCTGTCGATTTGTCGATGAGCACGAGGACATTGATCTGGTCATGCTCGATGTCAACCTGCCGTCCTTGTCTGGTTTGGAGGTACTCAAACAGATCAAAGAGAGCAAAGAGAATCTTCCGATAATCGTGATATCCGGTTTTGTTTCTACCGATGATGCGATGGAAGCGATGCGCGAGGGAGCCTTTGAGTATCTGACCAAACCGTTCCAGATTGAAAAACTGATCGACACCGTAAACAAAGCCTGCGGTTTTTCGACCGCGCAGAAAAACCCGTTTGCTACCGGACCGGCCCGTGAAGAACCGATAGTTCCCGGCGTCGATGAGATCGTCGGCCAGTCGCCGGAGATCGTCGAGATCGCCAAGTTGATCGGACAGGTGGCCAAGTCGGACGCCGCCGTGTTGATCATAGGCGAATCCGGTACCGGTAAGGAACTGGTGGCCCACGCCGTTCACCGCAACTCCAAAAGGCACTCCAACGCCTTTCTCTCGGTAAACTGCGCCGCCTTGCCCGAGACGCTGCTTGAGTCCGAACTGTTCGGTCATGAAAAAGGAGCCTTCACCGGAGCCTATTTCAAGCGGATCGGCAAGTTCGAACAGACCGATGGCGGCACTTTGTTCCTCGATGAAATCGCCGACATGACTATGCTCACTCAGTCCAAGCTACTGCGGGTCCTACAGGACAAGAACTTCCAGCGGGTCGGCGGAACCGAAAGTCTCAATGCCGATGTCCGGATCGTGGCGGCGACCAACAAGTCACTGGTGCAGTGTATGAAAGAAGGATCGTTCCGCGTCGATCTGTTCTACCGGTTGAAAGTTGTGTCGATCTACATCCCACCGCTCAGGGAACGACGGGTCGACATACCGCTATTGGTCAGTTTTTTCTGTAAGAAGTTTGCCGGCCAACTCAATCAGCCGGTGCGACGCGTCTCCAAGAAGGCGCTCCAGATGTTGACCAAATACCAATGGCCGGGCAACGTGCGCGAACTTGAGAACAACATCCAAAACGCGCTGGTGATGTCAAAGAGCGAAGTCCTGCAAGCTGAAGACTTCCCGGTTTTCTCAGAGGACAGTTCGAAACTGCAAGTTGATCTGTCCTCGCTCAAAGACGACTACACCGAGACATTCACCAAACTGATCGACCCGATCATGCCCAAGCTGATTGTTAATTCGCCGGGGCAGATTTTCCATTTCCTGGAGGCTGCATTTGAGCGGGCGGTAATCGCCAGTTGCCTGAAGCACTTCGACGGCAACCAGGTGAAGACATCCGAAACGCTTGGCATCTCTCGCAACACCCTGCGCGACCGTATCTCCCGTTACGATATATATTGA
- a CDS encoding exonuclease SbcCD subunit D, whose translation MSNDRSCLILSDMKLCHFADSHLGAGENHPRRGASGLTLRQEDIVNAFTEAVDRIIAIKPDLCIHSGDLFHAVRPINRIMAMAAEQLHKLAEQHGIPTILICGNHDAPKQPHIGAALEVFRQFENLYVVAAGRMEKIRLGEAAICALPHCLTVASQKEQLQLCTPDEKARYNIFVAHGVAAGMPEFSMADLGEQELPLDVLDRFDYAALGHFHNFCKVSGHGYYSGSTERLSQSERDADKGFCVVEFDPLRVQFEPVACRAMVDVPVINAAGKRGDQLAQILTETIEKIGASDKIVRVNVTGVSEETLKTIPSAQIAALKQKSFALDVRFEKETSDESSGTFGRSAIGRIDQGFLEFLEIVNLDGFDRDRLKQEALKYLAVEE comes from the coding sequence TTGAGCAACGACCGAAGCTGCCTTATCTTGTCCGACATGAAACTCTGCCACTTTGCCGACAGCCATCTGGGCGCGGGGGAGAACCATCCGCGGCGCGGCGCCAGCGGCCTGACGCTCAGGCAGGAGGATATTGTCAATGCCTTCACCGAGGCTGTTGATCGGATTATCGCCATCAAGCCAGATTTGTGCATTCACTCAGGTGACCTGTTTCATGCAGTACGCCCGATCAACCGGATCATGGCCATGGCCGCCGAGCAACTACACAAACTGGCCGAGCAGCATGGTATTCCCACCATCCTGATTTGTGGCAACCACGACGCGCCCAAACAACCACATATCGGCGCTGCACTGGAAGTGTTTCGTCAGTTTGAGAATCTGTACGTGGTGGCTGCCGGCCGTATGGAGAAGATCAGGCTTGGCGAGGCGGCAATTTGCGCCCTGCCGCACTGTCTGACTGTTGCCTCGCAGAAAGAACAGTTGCAATTGTGCACTCCCGATGAGAAAGCTCGCTACAACATTTTCGTGGCTCACGGTGTTGCCGCCGGGATGCCGGAGTTTTCGATGGCCGACCTGGGCGAACAGGAATTGCCCTTGGATGTACTTGATCGATTCGATTATGCCGCCCTGGGACATTTTCACAACTTCTGCAAAGTATCGGGGCATGGTTACTATTCAGGCTCGACCGAACGTTTGTCGCAATCAGAGAGGGATGCGGATAAGGGGTTTTGTGTCGTCGAATTCGATCCGTTGCGCGTGCAGTTTGAGCCGGTCGCTTGTCGTGCTATGGTCGACGTTCCGGTCATAAATGCCGCCGGGAAACGGGGCGATCAACTGGCGCAGATACTGACCGAGACTATCGAGAAGATCGGCGCCTCCGACAAGATCGTCCGGGTGAATGTCACCGGGGTCAGTGAGGAAACGCTCAAGACGATTCCCTCGGCCCAGATTGCCGCTTTGAAACAGAAGTCGTTTGCGCTGGATGTTCGCTTTGAGAAAGAGACGAGCGATGAGAGTTCGGGAACGTTCGGCCGTTCTGCTATCGGTCGGATCGATCAGGGCTTTTTGGAGTTTCTCGAAATAGTAAACCTGGATGGTTTCGACCGCGACCGTCTCAAGCAAGAGGCATTGAAGTACCTGGCCGTTGAAGAGTAA